One window of Halorussus sp. MSC15.2 genomic DNA carries:
- a CDS encoding sodium:proton antiporter: protein MVAETGIAAELIDLLSVFVIAAGVGVFVAKIGRFPYTIALLLAGLAVSILGITIDIELSHDLILLVFLPPLLFEGAATTDLERFRENLSHVLVLAVVGLITAILLLGIVGHFAFGFPLLVSLLFAAMILPTDPVSVLALFEELGAPERLSVLVEGESLINDGVGVVIFSTLFALVLDSTAAGTDLADLVTTSTIVDASADIVVASAGGAVVGLVAGLAVYQVMYRLDEHTTEIVLTLVLAYGSFLLAEHTLSGVISDYYFSGVIATVTAGLLIGNRGAEYAMSAQTKISVFNTWDTAAFLVNTLIFLLIGAKTPINQMLAHGRLILLAIPLVLLARAAVVYPITNIVNRFVPNSVPLDYQHVMVWGGLHASIPIALVLGLPPDFPFRERLRAMVFGVAAFSLVVQGLTMGRVMNALDIVTRSETEALYELLVGRARAVDAALESAERLHDAGDLSESVYEDFRGEYEREKRDLNETISELLEDNPELRREELLIGERQVLKQEKSALMDAMRTGTVSDDVGRRLMEEVDLKLDRVQSGESTVSDRPEEERYEEFWRSRAAELGLETQLEAREASDD from the coding sequence ATGGTTGCCGAAACCGGAATCGCGGCCGAACTCATCGACCTGCTCTCGGTGTTCGTCATCGCCGCGGGCGTCGGCGTCTTCGTCGCCAAAATAGGTCGGTTCCCCTACACGATTGCGCTCCTGCTCGCCGGACTCGCAGTGTCGATTCTGGGTATCACCATCGACATCGAACTCTCCCACGACCTCATCCTGCTCGTGTTCCTCCCGCCGCTGCTGTTCGAAGGCGCGGCGACCACCGACCTCGAACGCTTCCGGGAGAACCTCTCGCACGTCCTCGTCCTCGCCGTCGTGGGGTTGATAACCGCGATTCTCCTCCTCGGAATCGTCGGTCACTTCGCCTTCGGGTTCCCCCTACTGGTCTCGCTGCTGTTCGCGGCGATGATTCTGCCGACCGACCCCGTATCGGTGCTGGCGCTGTTCGAGGAACTGGGCGCGCCCGAGCGCCTGTCGGTCTTGGTCGAGGGCGAGAGTCTCATCAACGACGGCGTCGGCGTCGTCATCTTCTCGACGCTGTTCGCGCTGGTACTCGACTCCACCGCGGCCGGGACCGACCTCGCGGACCTCGTCACGACCAGCACCATCGTGGACGCATCGGCCGACATCGTCGTGGCCAGCGCGGGCGGTGCGGTCGTCGGGCTGGTCGCCGGACTCGCGGTGTACCAAGTCATGTACCGCCTCGACGAACACACGACCGAAATCGTGCTGACGCTCGTACTCGCGTACGGGAGCTTCCTGCTGGCCGAGCACACCCTGAGCGGCGTCATCAGCGATTACTACTTCAGCGGCGTCATCGCCACCGTCACGGCGGGACTCCTCATCGGGAACCGCGGCGCGGAGTACGCGATGAGCGCCCAGACCAAGATTTCGGTGTTCAACACGTGGGACACCGCGGCCTTCCTCGTCAACACGCTCATCTTCCTGCTCATCGGCGCGAAGACCCCTATCAACCAGATGCTCGCACACGGCCGACTCATCCTGCTCGCCATCCCGCTGGTCCTGCTCGCGCGTGCGGCGGTGGTCTACCCCATCACGAACATCGTCAATCGGTTCGTGCCGAACTCGGTCCCGCTCGACTACCAGCACGTCATGGTCTGGGGCGGGCTTCACGCCTCGATTCCCATCGCGCTGGTGCTCGGTCTGCCGCCGGACTTCCCGTTCCGGGAGCGACTCCGGGCGATGGTGTTCGGCGTCGCGGCGTTCAGCCTCGTCGTGCAGGGACTCACGATGGGCCGCGTGATGAACGCGCTCGACATCGTGACTCGCTCGGAGACCGAGGCACTGTACGAACTGCTCGTGGGACGCGCCCGCGCGGTGGACGCCGCGCTCGAATCGGCCGAGCGCCTCCACGACGCCGGCGACCTCTCGGAGTCGGTCTACGAGGACTTCCGCGGGGAGTACGAGCGCGAGAAGCGCGACCTGAACGAGACCATCTCCGAACTCCTCGAAGACAACCCGGAACTCCGTCGCGAGGAACTGCTCATCGGCGAGCGGCAGGTACTCAAACAGGAGAAGAGCGCGCTGATGGACGCGATGCGAACCGGCACGGTCAGCGACGACGTGGGTCGCCGCCTGATGGAGGAGGTGGACCTCAAACTCGACCGCGTGCAGTCTGGCGAGAGCACGGTCAGCGACCGCCCGGAGGAGGAGCGCTACGAGGAGTTCTGGCGCTCGCGCGCCGCGGAGTTGGGTCTGGAGACGCAACTCGAAGCGCGGGAAGCCAGCGACGACTGA
- a CDS encoding TatD family hydrolase, whose product MSEDLGTPVLDNHLHLDPDHGRGIEAVKDFARSGGTHLLVVNKPSWLLGVEPETGEEFRPVFETTLDVVSRANEVLPGRAWPVLGVHPGLISKLVDDRGYSPEEARDLMRAGLDLAAEYVADGERVEPGEAVALKTGRPHYDTTDAVWEASNEVLRHGLSLGADNDCAVQLHTEASDDLTDIARWAEDAGLDPERVVKHYAGGELAGPTPSVMSEKDRLEVAVERGDPFLMETDFVDDPDRPGAVMGPRTVPRRVRWMQEEGYDDAVRNAHVETPRRVYGVSTEETFDS is encoded by the coding sequence ATGAGCGAGGACCTCGGAACGCCGGTACTCGACAATCACCTGCATCTGGACCCCGACCACGGCCGGGGAATCGAGGCCGTGAAGGACTTCGCCCGGAGCGGCGGCACGCACCTGCTCGTGGTCAACAAGCCCTCGTGGCTGCTCGGGGTCGAACCCGAGACCGGCGAGGAGTTCCGGCCGGTCTTCGAGACGACCCTCGACGTAGTCTCGCGGGCGAACGAGGTGCTTCCGGGTCGAGCGTGGCCCGTCCTCGGGGTTCACCCCGGCCTGATATCGAAACTGGTGGACGACCGTGGCTACTCGCCGGAGGAGGCCCGCGACCTGATGCGGGCCGGACTGGACCTCGCGGCGGAGTACGTCGCGGACGGCGAGCGCGTCGAACCCGGCGAGGCGGTCGCACTCAAGACCGGTCGCCCGCACTACGACACGACCGACGCGGTGTGGGAGGCCTCGAACGAAGTCCTCCGGCACGGACTGTCGCTGGGCGCGGACAACGACTGCGCGGTCCAACTCCACACCGAGGCCAGCGACGACCTGACGGACATCGCGCGGTGGGCCGAGGACGCCGGACTCGACCCCGAGCGGGTCGTCAAGCACTACGCGGGCGGGGAACTCGCGGGACCGACGCCGAGCGTGATGAGCGAGAAGGACCGCCTCGAAGTCGCCGTCGAGCGCGGCGACCCGTTCCTGATGGAGACCGACTTCGTGGACGACCCCGACCGGCCCGGCGCGGTCATGGGACCCCGGACCGTCCCCAGACGGGTCAGGTGGATGCAGGAGGAGGGCTACGACGACGCCGTCCGAAACGCCCACGTCGAAACGCCGAGGCGGGTGTACGGCGTTAGCACGGAAGAAACGTTCGACAGTTAG
- a CDS encoding DUF2150 family protein: MSAPPEEFYSDERWQNWLDRIREEEIDPEDEDSARLLLNLQDDVAIAVAKIVIAYDDGDIDEEEALDELTDIREVVLDEVEFESDEKAMLIDGVQTSLVCVFYAAEQYVADGPADEGTVEEYVVEAGRAEEGEDLDSALGLVAAAGTRIIDGEELDMSVTEELEYGLVTEWVNGLDSLQSAMSDPEVVEEEDEEDE; this comes from the coding sequence ATGAGCGCGCCTCCGGAGGAATTCTACTCCGACGAACGCTGGCAGAACTGGCTCGACCGAATTCGGGAGGAGGAAATCGACCCCGAGGACGAGGACTCCGCACGTCTTCTCCTCAACCTCCAAGACGACGTCGCTATCGCCGTCGCGAAGATAGTCATCGCGTACGACGACGGCGACATCGACGAAGAGGAGGCGCTGGACGAACTCACGGACATCCGCGAGGTCGTCCTCGACGAAGTGGAGTTCGAGAGCGACGAGAAAGCGATGCTCATCGACGGCGTCCAGACGAGTCTCGTCTGCGTCTTCTACGCGGCCGAGCAGTACGTCGCCGACGGTCCCGCCGACGAGGGCACCGTCGAGGAGTACGTCGTGGAAGCGGGCCGCGCCGAGGAGGGCGAGGACCTCGACTCCGCGCTCGGACTGGTCGCGGCGGCCGGGACGCGCATCATCGACGGCGAGGAACTCGACATGTCGGTCACCGAGGAACTCGAATACGGACTCGTCACCGAGTGGGTCAACGGTCTCGACAGCCTCCAGAGCGCCATGAGCGACCCCGAAGTCGTCGAAGAGGAAGACGAGGAAGACGAGTAG
- a CDS encoding NYN domain-containing protein yields MQPLRSLLDGETTVALFVDGPNVLREEFDVDLDDVRSVAEDLGQLSVTRLYLDEHATPALIQAAEARGFEVTVTSGDVDVKLAVDATEFALTDGLDVLAIASRDTDFKPVLEKAARNGVRTVAIAPGEHGRSDALQNAAHEAFVVEESATETN; encoded by the coding sequence ATGCAACCGCTGCGCTCGCTCCTCGACGGGGAGACGACCGTCGCGCTGTTCGTAGACGGTCCCAACGTGCTGCGCGAGGAGTTCGACGTGGACTTAGACGACGTCCGTTCGGTAGCCGAGGACCTCGGTCAACTCTCCGTGACCCGACTCTACCTCGACGAACACGCCACCCCGGCGCTGATTCAGGCCGCCGAGGCCCGCGGCTTCGAGGTCACCGTCACCAGCGGCGACGTGGACGTGAAACTCGCCGTGGACGCCACGGAGTTCGCGCTGACCGACGGACTCGACGTACTGGCAATCGCCTCGCGAGATACCGATTTCAAGCCCGTATTGGAGAAAGCCGCCCGGAACGGCGTCCGGACCGTCGCCATCGCGCCGGGCGAACACGGCCGGTCGGACGCGCTCCAGAACGCGGCCCACGAGGCCTTCGTCGTGGAAGAGAGCGCGACGGAAACGAACTGA
- a CDS encoding S8 family serine peptidase encodes MSDDSTQRFNRRTFLKATGAAGAAAAVSGVTAATPGREPGPKKDEILVGVSAGNGDVEAAVTTHVPGNAEVVHTNDNLRYAAVKFPSQVPDKARQNFIDAITKKDGIKYAERNKTHKALATPNDPRFSDQYAPQQVESPAAWDEVSGFGDSGVTIAVVDTGAQYNHPDLQANYESNPGKDFVDDDSDPYPPDPSSEQHATHVSGCAAAVVDDGTGVAGQGNSSLINGRALGPNGGSTADIADAVEWATDQGADIINMSLGGGGYTSTMKNAVQYAVNNGALPICAAGNDGSSSVSYPAAYSECMAISAVNSNEELASFSQYGDVDLAAPGVDVLSTIPTDSYAKFSGTSMATPVTSGVAGLTLAKWDLSTSGLRSHLKATAKDIGLSSDKQGAGQVNAYNAVTTQPGDGGGGGGGGGGDSSTTTKSGSLSSSSDYDDYSYAWQYSSPSQVVVELSGPSDADFDLYVNTGTTAAPTPSSYDYRSYTTNSQESITIDNPDDSTELQIDVDSYSGSGSYDLTITEKQ; translated from the coding sequence ATGTCAGACGACAGCACGCAGCGATTCAATCGCCGTACGTTCCTCAAGGCCACCGGCGCGGCCGGTGCAGCAGCCGCAGTGAGCGGTGTCACAGCAGCGACCCCCGGGCGCGAACCCGGTCCCAAGAAGGACGAGATTCTCGTCGGCGTCTCCGCAGGAAACGGTGACGTCGAAGCAGCAGTCACCACGCACGTTCCCGGCAACGCGGAGGTCGTTCACACGAACGACAACCTCCGCTACGCCGCGGTGAAGTTCCCGAGTCAGGTCCCCGACAAGGCCAGACAGAACTTCATCGACGCCATCACGAAGAAGGACGGCATCAAGTACGCCGAGCGAAACAAGACGCACAAGGCGCTCGCTACGCCGAACGACCCGCGGTTCAGCGACCAGTACGCGCCCCAGCAGGTCGAGTCCCCCGCCGCGTGGGACGAGGTCAGCGGCTTCGGAGACTCCGGCGTCACCATCGCCGTCGTGGACACGGGTGCCCAGTACAACCACCCCGACCTCCAAGCGAACTACGAGTCCAACCCCGGGAAGGACTTCGTGGACGACGACTCGGACCCGTATCCGCCGGACCCGTCGAGCGAGCAGCACGCCACGCACGTCTCCGGCTGTGCGGCCGCGGTCGTCGACGACGGCACGGGCGTCGCCGGACAGGGTAACTCCTCGCTCATCAACGGTCGGGCGCTCGGCCCGAACGGCGGTTCGACGGCCGACATCGCGGACGCCGTCGAGTGGGCGACCGACCAAGGCGCGGACATCATCAACATGTCCCTCGGTGGCGGCGGCTACACCTCCACGATGAAGAACGCGGTCCAGTACGCGGTCAACAACGGCGCGCTCCCCATCTGTGCGGCCGGTAACGACGGCTCCAGTTCCGTCTCCTACCCCGCGGCCTACAGCGAGTGTATGGCCATCTCCGCGGTGAACTCCAACGAGGAACTCGCCTCCTTCTCGCAGTACGGCGACGTGGACCTCGCCGCGCCCGGCGTGGACGTCCTCTCGACGATTCCGACCGACAGCTACGCGAAGTTCAGCGGAACCTCGATGGCGACCCCCGTCACGTCCGGCGTCGCCGGTCTGACCCTCGCCAAGTGGGACCTCAGCACCTCCGGCCTCCGCAGTCACCTCAAGGCCACCGCGAAGGACATCGGTCTCTCCTCGGACAAGCAGGGCGCGGGTCAGGTCAACGCCTACAACGCGGTCACGACCCAGCCCGGCGACGGTGGCGGTGGCGGCGGCGGTGGCGGCGGCGACTCCTCGACCACCACGAAGTCCGGTTCGCTCAGTAGTTCCTCCGACTACGACGACTACTCCTACGCGTGGCAGTACAGCAGTCCGAGCCAAGTCGTCGTGGAACTCTCCGGCCCGTCGGACGCCGACTTCGACCTCTACGTCAACACCGGCACCACGGCGGCGCCGACCCCCAGCAGTTACGACTACCGCTCGTACACCACGAACAGTCAGGAGTCCATCACCATCGACAACCCGGACGACTCGACGGAGCTGCAGATTGACGTCGATTCCTACAGCGGTTCCGGCAGCTACGACCTGACCATCACCGAGAAGCAGTAA